Proteins from one Pontibacter korlensis genomic window:
- a CDS encoding phosphoribosylanthranilate isomerase has translation MKVKVCGMRNLENIRQLAALQPDYMGFIFYEGSKRYAEGHITPELLSELPPGIKKVGVFVNAPTETIKATVIRYKLDAVQLHGRETPRECSEVKEMGVEVIKVFSVDDKFVFENTLLYESSADYFLFDTRGKEYGGNGFPFDWELLKGYLSPKPYLLSGGINLENVKHIDKVRPQPYAIDVNSGFEQEPGIKNIEGLKELFRQIRNK, from the coding sequence ATGAAGGTAAAAGTGTGCGGCATGCGCAACCTGGAAAATATCCGCCAGTTGGCAGCGCTGCAGCCCGATTATATGGGCTTTATCTTTTACGAAGGCTCCAAACGCTACGCCGAGGGCCATATTACCCCTGAGCTGTTGTCTGAGCTACCGCCAGGTATAAAAAAAGTAGGCGTGTTTGTAAATGCCCCTACCGAAACCATAAAGGCTACAGTTATTAGGTATAAACTGGATGCAGTACAGCTGCATGGTCGTGAGACTCCGAGAGAGTGTTCAGAGGTCAAAGAAATGGGGGTAGAGGTGATAAAAGTATTCTCCGTTGATGACAAATTTGTGTTTGAGAACACACTGCTTTACGAGTCCTCAGCTGATTACTTCTTATTCGATACCCGTGGTAAAGAATACGGAGGCAATGGTTTTCCTTTTGATTGGGAGTTGCTGAAAGGTTATCTTTCGCCGAAACCATACTTGCTGAGCGGTGGAATTAACCTTGAAAATGTAAAGCACATAGACAAGGTGCGTCCACAGCCCTATGCCATTGATGTAAACAGTGGCTTTGAGCAGGAGCCAGGGATAAAGAACATCGAAGGGCTAAAGGAGCTTTTCAGGCAAATCAGAAACAAGTAA
- the trpC gene encoding indole-3-glycerol phosphate synthase TrpC, translated as MNILDEIIAKKYKEVAERKELYPVKLLEKSLYFETPCISLERYLLRSDKTGIIAEIKRKSPSKGDINPYVSVERTSIGYMQAGASALSVLTDGPYFGGKNEDLMTARKYNYCPILRKDFTVDEYQIVEAKSIGADAILLIAAALEPARLKELAAFARSFGLEVLLEVRDKEELEATLSDEVNVVGVNNRNLKDFVTDVNTSYKIAKHIPAGVTKISESGISKPQTLVELREAGYNGFLIGESFMHNSRPEQAAANFIKEYKQLLDKQEVPA; from the coding sequence ATGAACATATTAGACGAAATCATTGCTAAAAAATACAAAGAAGTGGCCGAGCGTAAGGAGCTTTACCCGGTAAAGCTGCTGGAGAAAAGCCTATACTTCGAAACACCTTGTATTTCGCTGGAGCGTTACCTGCTGCGTTCTGATAAAACGGGTATTATTGCCGAGATCAAGCGTAAGTCACCATCTAAAGGCGACATTAATCCTTATGTTTCTGTAGAGCGCACTTCTATTGGGTACATGCAGGCTGGTGCTTCTGCTTTGTCTGTACTGACAGACGGACCATACTTTGGTGGCAAGAACGAAGATCTGATGACTGCCCGCAAGTATAACTACTGCCCAATTCTGCGCAAGGACTTTACTGTAGATGAGTACCAGATCGTAGAGGCTAAGTCGATAGGTGCTGATGCCATACTTTTAATTGCTGCTGCTTTAGAGCCTGCTCGCCTGAAAGAGCTAGCTGCCTTTGCCCGTTCTTTCGGCCTTGAAGTACTGCTGGAAGTGCGTGATAAAGAGGAGCTGGAGGCCACACTTAGCGATGAAGTGAACGTGGTAGGCGTAAACAACCGTAACCTGAAAGATTTTGTGACGGATGTGAATACTTCTTACAAGATAGCTAAGCATATTCCGGCTGGCGTAACGAAAATCTCTGAAAGCGGCATTAGCAAGCCACAGACGCTGGTTGAACTCCGCGAAGCAGGCTACAATGGCTTCCTGATAGGCGAGAGCTTCATGCACAACAGCAGACCAGAGCAGGCAGCTGCTAATTTCATAAAGGAATATAAGCAACTGCTCGACAAACAGGAGGTTCCGGCATGA
- the trpD gene encoding anthranilate phosphoribosyltransferase, protein MKEILNHLFEHKTLTKEQAREVLVNIAGGKYNQSQISSFLTVFMMRSITVAELEGFRDALLALCHRVDLDAYNPIDLCGTGGDGKDTFNISTLSSFVVAANGIAVAKHGNYGVSSSCGSSNVLEALGIRFTTDTDALERSIEKYNICFLHAPLFHPAMKSVGPIRKELGVKTFFNMLGPMVNPAFPKRQLVGVFSLELARMYGYLYQQTDTRYTILHTLDGYDEISLTSPFKVISDNKEALLDANALGLPTLQQEQIKGGNDVTSSAAIFVKVLKGGGTDAQVAVVSANAGMALQCAQPELELKEAVSIAKETLQSGKAYQLFNSLVNDKNLVEA, encoded by the coding sequence ATGAAAGAGATATTAAATCACTTATTCGAACATAAAACGCTGACAAAGGAACAGGCGCGTGAGGTATTGGTGAACATTGCCGGCGGAAAGTATAACCAGAGCCAGATCTCCAGCTTCCTGACCGTGTTTATGATGCGCAGCATCACGGTAGCTGAGCTGGAAGGTTTCCGTGATGCGCTGCTGGCCCTTTGCCACCGCGTAGACTTAGATGCCTATAACCCGATTGACCTTTGTGGTACCGGTGGCGATGGTAAGGATACCTTCAATATTTCAACGTTATCTTCTTTTGTAGTAGCAGCTAACGGTATAGCCGTGGCCAAGCACGGTAACTACGGCGTGTCCTCCTCCTGCGGCTCTTCCAACGTACTAGAGGCCTTAGGCATCAGGTTTACAACAGATACTGATGCGCTGGAGCGAAGCATTGAGAAGTATAACATCTGCTTTTTGCATGCGCCTTTGTTCCACCCGGCAATGAAGAGCGTGGGGCCAATCAGGAAAGAACTGGGAGTGAAGACCTTCTTCAATATGCTCGGTCCGATGGTGAATCCAGCTTTCCCGAAGCGACAGCTGGTGGGGGTGTTTAGCCTGGAGCTGGCGCGTATGTATGGCTACTTATACCAGCAAACGGATACCCGTTATACTATCCTTCACACCTTAGATGGGTATGACGAGATTTCCCTGACCAGCCCATTTAAAGTAATTTCAGATAATAAAGAAGCTTTATTAGACGCCAACGCACTTGGTTTGCCAACACTGCAGCAGGAGCAGATCAAAGGTGGAAACGATGTGACTTCTTCGGCAGCTATTTTTGTAAAGGTGCTGAAAGGAGGGGGTACAGATGCGCAGGTAGCAGTAGTTTCTGCCAATGCAGGGATGGCGTTGCAATGCGCGCAACCGGAGCTTGAGCTGAAAGAAGCTGTTAGTATTGCCAAAGAAACACTTCAATCTGGTAAAGCTTACCAGTTATTTAACAGCTTGGTAAACGATAAAAATCTGGTAGAGGCTTAG
- a CDS encoding anthranilate synthase component II, producing the protein MEVLVIDNYDSFTYNLVHLLQELGASVTVHRNDKITLEEVGKYDKIMLSPGPGIPDEAGLLKEIIRTYGPSKDMFGVCLGHQAIGEVYGGKLFNSNEVWHGVATPVQVVCEEEPLFKSLPKQFGTGRYHSWLVEQELPECLVPTAVDEKGHIMAMRHKEHKVRGVQFHPESVLTEHGKEMIKNWLEA; encoded by the coding sequence ATGGAAGTTCTGGTAATCGACAATTACGACTCATTTACTTATAACCTGGTGCACCTGCTGCAGGAGCTGGGAGCCAGCGTAACAGTGCATCGCAACGACAAAATTACGCTGGAGGAAGTAGGTAAGTACGACAAGATCATGCTTTCTCCTGGCCCTGGTATTCCGGATGAGGCTGGCTTGCTGAAAGAAATTATCCGCACGTATGGCCCTAGCAAGGATATGTTCGGAGTATGCCTGGGACATCAGGCAATAGGTGAGGTTTATGGCGGTAAATTGTTTAACAGCAATGAAGTATGGCATGGTGTAGCTACGCCTGTACAGGTAGTTTGTGAAGAGGAACCACTTTTCAAAAGTCTGCCGAAGCAGTTCGGAACCGGACGTTACCACTCCTGGTTGGTAGAGCAGGAGTTGCCGGAGTGCCTGGTGCCAACTGCAGTAGATGAGAAAGGACATATCATGGCCATGCGCCACAAAGAGCATAAAGTACGTGGTGTGCAATTCCATCCTGAGTCAGTCCTGACAGAGCATGGAAAGGAAATGATCAAGAACTGGTTAGAAGCTTAA
- a CDS encoding anthranilate synthase component I family protein, whose amino-acid sequence MKKYTLRTTFKRLLADTLTPVSVYLKLRDKFPNSILLESSDYHGAENSFSYICCNPMASIKAENEVLTETFPDGSVRGTDITKETNVPELLGEFSRSFEVEENAQFNFIHNGLFGYMSYDAVRYYEDINLTMREGRAGIPDLYYAVYRHIIAINHFTNEAYIFSHNYNQGDDDGSAQLEALLNSRNIPSYTFKTTGDEEHNISAEDFLKNIEKAKQHCYRGDVFQLVLSRRFAQGFQGDEFNVYRALRSINPSPYLFYFDYGNFKIFGSSPEAQLVIKDKKASIFPIAGTFRRTGDDAADAALAEKLLADPKENAEHVMLVDLARNDLSRNGHSVEVETFREIQFYSHVIHLVSKVSGILHNQEDALKMVASTFPAGTLSGAPKHMAMQLIDRYENTNRAFYGGCIGFLDFNGNFNSAIMIRSFLSKDYKLYFQAGAGIVAASNPESELQEVDNKLMALRRALQLAQEIN is encoded by the coding sequence ATGAAAAAGTATACGCTCCGCACCACCTTCAAGCGCCTTCTGGCAGATACCCTTACGCCAGTAAGTGTGTACCTGAAGTTGCGCGATAAATTCCCGAACAGCATTCTTTTGGAAAGCTCTGACTATCATGGAGCTGAAAATAGCTTCTCATACATTTGCTGCAACCCAATGGCAAGTATAAAGGCAGAGAACGAGGTGCTTACAGAAACTTTTCCTGATGGAAGTGTGCGTGGCACCGATATCACAAAGGAGACGAATGTGCCGGAGCTGCTAGGGGAGTTCTCCAGAAGCTTTGAAGTTGAGGAGAATGCGCAGTTTAACTTCATACATAACGGGTTGTTTGGCTACATGAGCTATGATGCAGTGCGTTACTATGAAGACATAAACTTAACTATGCGCGAGGGGCGTGCTGGGATTCCGGATCTATACTATGCAGTGTACCGTCACATCATTGCCATCAACCACTTTACCAATGAGGCCTACATCTTCTCTCATAACTATAACCAAGGTGACGATGATGGGAGTGCGCAGCTCGAAGCGCTTCTGAATAGCCGCAACATCCCGAGCTATACTTTCAAAACCACCGGGGACGAAGAGCATAATATAAGTGCAGAGGACTTCCTTAAGAACATAGAAAAGGCTAAGCAGCACTGCTACCGTGGAGATGTTTTCCAGTTGGTGCTTTCTCGCCGCTTTGCTCAGGGCTTTCAGGGGGATGAATTTAATGTATACCGTGCCCTTCGCTCCATTAACCCTTCGCCATACTTGTTTTACTTCGACTACGGCAACTTTAAGATCTTCGGATCTTCACCGGAGGCTCAACTGGTAATAAAAGATAAGAAAGCCAGCATTTTCCCTATTGCCGGTACCTTCCGCAGAACCGGAGATGATGCCGCAGATGCAGCACTGGCTGAAAAACTACTGGCCGACCCGAAAGAGAATGCGGAGCACGTGATGCTGGTAGACCTGGCACGTAACGACCTTAGCCGCAACGGCCACAGTGTAGAGGTAGAGACATTCAGAGAGATACAATTCTACTCGCACGTTATTCACCTCGTTTCTAAAGTATCTGGTATACTGCACAACCAGGAAGATGCCCTGAAAATGGTAGCCAGCACTTTCCCGGCCGGCACACTTTCCGGAGCACCAAAGCATATGGCCATGCAACTTATTGACCGATATGAGAACACTAACCGTGCCTTTTACGGCGGCTGCATCGGCTTCCTTGACTTCAACGGCAACTTCAACAGTGCCATCATGATCCGCTCATTCCTGAGCAAAGACTATAAATTATACTTCCAGGCAGGTGCAGGCATCGTGGCTGCTTCTAACCCAGAGAGTGAGCTGCAGGAGGTGGATAATAAATTAATGGCGCTGCGTCGCGCCCTTCAACTGGCCCAAGAGATTAATTAA
- a CDS encoding M20/M25/M40 family metallo-hydrolase, which yields MSSLDADKFEYEEFTKLHAYLKEAFPLVHEQLQLEVINNYSLLYTWKGSDKYLKPVMFSAHLDVVPVEAASEGAWEEGPYKGEVKDGYVWGRGTMDDKYRVIAMLEAVEQLLSQGYEPPRTLYLAFGHDEEIGGNDGASMISRHLQQQGVQLEAMFDEGLAVAEGAMPGIEEPLALVGTAAKGNLNLLLTVEGGGGHSSIPPDDTPISILSRSIQRLHDSPFEARMTETTRETVEVLAEKLGGKYKFAMRHYWLFKGKILKKLSEDRATDALIRTKLVPTIISSGDKHNVLPREATAILNVRILNGEDEQTVLKHVRKAIKDDRVKIERYGVYTPPSPVTATDTWQFAALKASILDVFPDVLVVPALFPGATDSKHYSNLTNNIFRFAPQVVNRDNATLVHNVNERLSVEVLENSVLFYEKLIRNTCGTEEQEEIVDVDTPEMPWGVSGA from the coding sequence GTGTCATCACTAGATGCAGATAAATTCGAGTATGAAGAGTTCACAAAACTGCATGCTTACCTAAAAGAAGCTTTTCCGTTGGTGCACGAGCAACTGCAGCTGGAGGTTATCAATAACTACAGCTTGCTCTATACCTGGAAAGGAAGTGATAAATACTTAAAACCGGTCATGTTTAGTGCACACCTGGATGTGGTACCTGTTGAGGCTGCTTCTGAAGGTGCCTGGGAAGAGGGTCCCTATAAAGGAGAGGTTAAAGACGGCTATGTTTGGGGGCGCGGCACTATGGACGACAAATACCGCGTGATTGCTATGCTGGAAGCTGTGGAGCAACTGCTTAGCCAAGGCTATGAACCACCACGCACTTTATATCTTGCTTTCGGCCATGATGAAGAGATAGGCGGCAATGACGGAGCCAGCATGATAAGCAGACATCTGCAGCAACAGGGTGTGCAGCTGGAGGCAATGTTTGATGAAGGCCTTGCTGTAGCCGAAGGTGCCATGCCTGGCATAGAAGAACCCCTTGCATTGGTTGGTACTGCTGCTAAAGGAAATCTTAATCTGTTACTGACTGTGGAAGGAGGCGGTGGGCATTCATCCATTCCACCAGATGACACACCTATCAGTATTCTGAGCCGCTCTATTCAGCGCTTGCACGATAGCCCATTTGAGGCCCGCATGACAGAAACAACCCGCGAAACTGTGGAAGTCCTGGCTGAGAAGCTAGGAGGGAAATACAAGTTTGCCATGCGCCACTACTGGCTCTTCAAAGGCAAAATACTAAAGAAGCTTTCAGAAGACCGTGCCACGGATGCGCTAATACGCACCAAATTAGTACCAACTATTATTTCCTCTGGTGATAAGCATAATGTGCTGCCAAGAGAGGCTACTGCCATACTAAATGTGCGTATTCTCAATGGAGAAGATGAGCAGACAGTACTAAAGCACGTGCGTAAGGCAATAAAAGACGATCGGGTGAAGATTGAACGCTACGGTGTGTATACTCCACCTTCTCCGGTTACAGCAACAGATACATGGCAGTTTGCCGCACTTAAGGCTTCTATATTAGATGTATTTCCGGATGTGTTAGTGGTGCCGGCACTTTTTCCTGGTGCCACAGATTCCAAGCATTACTCAAATCTGACAAATAACATCTTCCGTTTTGCGCCACAGGTAGTTAACCGTGATAACGCAACGCTGGTACACAATGTGAACGAGCGTTTGTCTGTAGAGGTACTAGAGAATAGTGTGCTGTTTTATGAGAAGCTTATCAGAAACACGTGCGGCACTGAGGAACAGGAGGAGATAGTAGATGTTGACACGCCAGAAATGCCATGGGGCGTAAGCGGTGCGTAA
- the hisB gene encoding bifunctional histidinol-phosphatase/imidazoleglycerol-phosphate dehydratase HisB, with amino-acid sequence MKKALFIDRDGTILEEPKTDYQVDSFEKFAFIPKSISNLAKIYSELDYEFVMVTNQDGLGTDSYPEGSFWPYQNKMLEILETEGIKFDDILIDRSFEHEGLETRKPGIGMMKRYLSGEYDLENSFVIGDRLTDVKLAQNLGAKAIFIGESKADGAALSTNNWDEIYTFLKHQRTGRTARVRRSTSETDILVEVNLDGSGKMRISTGIGFFDHMLEQIGKHAKIDLQIEVKGDLHIDEHHTIEDTGLALGEAFLQALGDKRGISRYGFFILPMDEALAQVAIDFSGRPWAVWNAEFKREKVGGMPTEMFFHFFKSFSDTAKANLNIKVEGDNEHHKIEAIFKGFARAIRVAIERDLNDNNIPSTKGIL; translated from the coding sequence ATGAAAAAAGCACTCTTTATTGACCGTGATGGCACCATACTGGAGGAGCCTAAAACGGACTATCAGGTAGACTCCTTCGAGAAGTTTGCCTTCATACCAAAATCCATCAGTAACCTGGCTAAAATCTACAGCGAGCTGGATTATGAATTTGTAATGGTAACCAATCAGGATGGGCTAGGCACCGACTCCTATCCAGAAGGTTCTTTCTGGCCTTACCAGAACAAGATGCTGGAAATCTTGGAGACTGAAGGAATCAAGTTTGACGACATACTTATTGACCGGAGCTTTGAGCACGAAGGACTGGAGACGCGAAAGCCGGGCATAGGCATGATGAAGCGCTACCTGTCTGGTGAGTATGACCTGGAGAACAGCTTTGTTATCGGCGATCGCCTGACTGATGTAAAGCTGGCGCAGAACCTTGGAGCCAAGGCTATTTTTATTGGAGAGTCTAAAGCAGACGGAGCAGCCTTGAGCACAAACAACTGGGACGAAATCTATACTTTCCTAAAGCATCAGCGCACTGGTCGAACTGCGCGCGTTCGTCGCAGCACATCTGAAACCGATATCCTGGTAGAGGTGAACCTGGATGGCTCTGGTAAAATGCGTATCAGTACTGGTATCGGCTTTTTTGATCATATGCTGGAGCAGATAGGTAAGCACGCTAAGATTGATTTACAGATTGAGGTGAAAGGCGACCTGCACATAGACGAGCACCATACGATAGAGGATACAGGTTTAGCTCTTGGGGAGGCATTCCTGCAAGCCCTAGGAGATAAGAGAGGCATCAGTCGCTATGGCTTCTTTATACTGCCTATGGATGAGGCGCTGGCGCAGGTGGCTATCGACTTCAGCGGTCGCCCATGGGCTGTATGGAATGCTGAGTTCAAACGTGAGAAAGTGGGAGGTATGCCTACCGAAATGTTTTTCCACTTCTTTAAGTCTTTCTCAGATACAGCAAAAGCTAACCTGAACATTAAGGTGGAGGGAGACAATGAGCATCACAAAATTGAAGCTATCTTCAAGGGGTTTGCCCGTGCCATTCGCGTAGCCATCGAGCGCGACTTAAACGACAACAACATTCCTAGTACAAAAGGCATACTATAA
- the hisC gene encoding histidinol-phosphate transaminase: MFNLQDIIRPNVLKMKAYSSARDEFKGSASVFLDANENNLGSLAGEKYNRYPDPHQKKLKERIAEIKGVQPEQIFLGNGSDEAIDLLFRMVCRPGQDSMLHLPPTYGMYEVSANLNEVVMDAVQLTKDFQIPVEEVLLHVKPTTRIIFICSPNNPTGNLIEQESIEDILRAFNGLVVVDEAYIDFADALSCTTRLKEFPNLVVLQTFSKAWGMAGLRLGLAFASEEVISVLDKIKPPYNINEATQELALQALERQEALQDMIEEIVQERELLMHALPTMASVEHVYPSDANFILVKVKDANRMYNYLLDKGIVVRNRSSLPGCEGCLRISVGTLEENQKLLQAISEF; encoded by the coding sequence GTGTTTAATCTACAAGATATTATTCGGCCTAATGTGCTGAAAATGAAAGCCTACTCTTCGGCGCGTGACGAATTTAAGGGCTCTGCCAGTGTGTTTTTGGATGCAAATGAGAACAATCTTGGTAGCTTGGCTGGCGAGAAGTATAACCGCTATCCGGACCCGCATCAGAAGAAGCTGAAGGAACGCATTGCTGAAATCAAAGGTGTGCAGCCGGAGCAGATCTTCTTGGGTAATGGCTCCGATGAAGCAATCGACCTTCTGTTCCGCATGGTTTGCCGTCCAGGTCAGGACAGTATGTTGCACCTGCCGCCAACATACGGGATGTATGAGGTATCAGCTAACCTGAATGAGGTGGTGATGGATGCTGTGCAGTTGACAAAGGATTTTCAGATTCCGGTAGAGGAAGTGTTACTGCATGTAAAACCTACTACCCGAATAATCTTCATCTGCTCTCCTAACAACCCAACCGGTAACCTTATTGAGCAGGAAAGTATAGAAGACATTCTTCGAGCATTCAATGGTTTAGTAGTAGTTGATGAAGCTTACATCGACTTTGCTGATGCACTTAGCTGTACTACGCGTCTTAAGGAATTTCCTAACTTGGTAGTGCTGCAGACTTTCTCCAAAGCCTGGGGCATGGCAGGTCTGCGATTAGGATTGGCCTTCGCTTCGGAAGAAGTTATCTCAGTATTAGATAAGATTAAGCCGCCTTACAATATCAACGAGGCTACTCAGGAGCTTGCGCTGCAGGCGTTAGAGCGCCAGGAAGCACTACAGGATATGATAGAAGAGATCGTGCAGGAGCGTGAGCTACTAATGCATGCTCTGCCAACAATGGCCTCTGTGGAGCACGTTTATCCTTCCGATGCTAACTTTATACTTGTTAAAGTAAAAGATGCTAATCGTATGTATAATTACTTGCTTGATAAAGGAATAGTGGTGCGTAACCGTTCTAGCTTACCTGGCTGTGAAGGTTGCTTGCGCATCTCTGTAGGCACACTGGAAGAGAACCAGAAGCTATTACAAGCCATTTCAGAGTTTTAG
- the hisD gene encoding histidinol dehydrogenase, whose amino-acid sequence MRKIIQPATAAWADLVQRPTKNLEELEPGILETFQLVKEQGDNALLQLAEKYDGVQLQSLLATEEEIAAAESKVPQELKEAILQAYSNIQLFHTQQAEPVKQVETMTGVSCWRKSVAIDKVGLYIPGGTAPLFSTLLMLGVPARIAGCKDVILCTPPAKDGSIHPAILYTASLLGVTRIVKAGGAQAVAAMAFGTESVPAVYKIFGPGNQYVTVAKQLVSKAGVAIDLPAGPSEVLVIADESANPAFVAADLLSQAEHGADSQVVLLTTSESVLEKVEQELNVQLEVLPRKDFAAKALENSLGIVLGSKQEMLDFSNLYAPEHLILSVSDFEELMDGITNAGSVFLGHFSPESAGDYASGTNHTLPTNSYARAYSGVSLDSFVKKITFQYITREGLQNIGQTIETMAEAEGLEAHKNAVSIRLKELNRV is encoded by the coding sequence ATGCGTAAGATTATACAGCCGGCTACTGCGGCCTGGGCAGACCTTGTACAGCGCCCTACCAAAAACCTGGAGGAGTTGGAGCCGGGAATACTGGAAACATTTCAGCTTGTAAAGGAGCAGGGAGACAATGCCTTACTGCAGCTTGCAGAAAAGTACGATGGCGTTCAGCTGCAGAGCCTCTTAGCAACAGAAGAAGAAATTGCGGCTGCAGAAAGTAAAGTACCGCAAGAACTTAAAGAAGCGATCCTGCAGGCTTACAGCAACATACAGCTGTTCCATACGCAGCAAGCAGAGCCTGTAAAACAGGTGGAGACCATGACCGGCGTTTCCTGCTGGCGTAAAAGTGTAGCCATTGATAAAGTAGGCTTATACATTCCGGGTGGTACAGCCCCCTTGTTTTCTACTTTGCTTATGCTAGGTGTACCAGCACGAATAGCTGGTTGCAAAGATGTTATACTTTGTACGCCACCTGCCAAAGATGGAAGTATTCATCCTGCTATACTTTATACGGCCTCTTTGTTAGGGGTGACACGCATTGTAAAAGCTGGTGGTGCACAGGCTGTCGCTGCCATGGCTTTTGGTACTGAAAGTGTACCTGCCGTTTATAAGATCTTTGGCCCGGGCAACCAATATGTAACAGTTGCCAAGCAGTTGGTGAGCAAAGCTGGTGTGGCAATAGATCTTCCTGCAGGTCCATCAGAGGTGTTGGTGATTGCTGATGAGAGCGCAAATCCTGCCTTTGTGGCGGCCGACCTACTCTCGCAGGCTGAGCATGGAGCGGACTCTCAAGTAGTTTTACTAACTACTTCAGAAAGTGTGTTAGAAAAAGTAGAGCAGGAGCTTAATGTACAGCTGGAGGTACTGCCTCGCAAAGACTTTGCAGCCAAAGCACTAGAGAACAGCCTTGGTATTGTTCTAGGCAGCAAACAAGAGATGCTTGACTTCTCTAATCTCTATGCACCGGAGCACCTTATACTGTCTGTTTCTGATTTTGAGGAACTGATGGATGGAATCACAAACGCTGGTTCTGTTTTCCTGGGGCACTTTAGTCCGGAGAGTGCTGGTGACTACGCTTCTGGTACCAACCATACTTTGCCTACCAACAGCTATGCACGTGCCTATAGCGGTGTTTCCCTCGATAGCTTCGTGAAGAAGATAACGTTCCAGTACATTACGCGTGAGGGGTTACAGAATATCGGGCAGACCATTGAAACAATGGCTGAGGCCGAAGGGCTTGAAGCGCACAAAAATGCCGTATCCATTCGACTTAAAGAACTAAACCGTGTTTAA
- the hisG gene encoding ATP phosphoribosyltransferase, with translation MLRLAIQKSGRLSDDSLNLIRECGISFINSSLKLKTACTNFPLEILFLRDDDIPGYVADGVADIGIVGQNVLVEEGKQELTVEALGFSKCRLSLAVPKSADYNSISDLNGKNIATSYPNLLQAFLDEQGVQAHIHTISGSVEIAPSIGLAEAICDIVSSGSTLISNGLKEVERVFKSEAVLIANQELPQEKREILEKLLFRVHAVQRARKAKYILLNSPDDKIEEISQLLPSIKAPTVLPLAEEGWSSIHSVVNEDDFWEIIEKIKAAGAQGILVVPIEKMIV, from the coding sequence ATGCTACGATTAGCAATACAGAAGTCTGGCAGGTTGAGCGATGACTCTTTGAACCTGATCCGGGAGTGCGGTATTTCTTTCATTAACAGCTCCCTAAAACTAAAAACCGCCTGCACTAACTTTCCGCTGGAAATTCTTTTTCTTCGCGATGATGATATACCTGGCTATGTGGCCGATGGTGTGGCTGATATTGGCATAGTTGGCCAGAACGTGCTGGTAGAAGAAGGCAAGCAGGAGCTTACTGTAGAAGCGCTGGGTTTCTCTAAATGCCGTCTGTCTCTTGCTGTGCCTAAGAGTGCAGACTATAACTCCATCTCTGACCTGAACGGAAAGAACATCGCCACGTCTTATCCTAATCTGCTGCAGGCATTTTTAGATGAGCAGGGGGTACAAGCGCACATCCATACGATCAGTGGGTCTGTAGAAATTGCACCAAGTATAGGACTAGCTGAAGCTATATGCGATATAGTTAGCTCAGGCAGCACACTTATCAGCAATGGGTTAAAAGAGGTGGAACGTGTGTTTAAATCTGAAGCAGTATTGATTGCTAACCAGGAGCTGCCACAGGAAAAGCGTGAGATATTAGAGAAACTGCTGTTCCGTGTGCATGCCGTGCAGCGCGCGCGTAAAGCCAAGTATATTCTTCTAAATTCGCCAGATGATAAAATTGAAGAAATAAGCCAACTGTTGCCAAGCATTAAGGCGCCTACGGTGCTGCCATTGGCCGAGGAAGGTTGGAGTTCAATCCACTCTGTTGTAAACGAAGATGACTTCTGGGAAATTATCGAAAAGATAAAGGCTGCAGGTGCACAAGGTATATTGGTGGTGCCAATTGAAAAAATGATTGTATAA